Proteins encoded by one window of Moorella humiferrea:
- a CDS encoding zinc-binding dehydrogenase, which yields MKAQAYVLEAFNEPLTAREINIPNLEPGQVLVKIKAAGICGSDLHIWQGEDPRVKLPMILGHEGVGEVAAIKGKKLTVEGEELKEGDLIFWNRGVSCGHCYYCAVLREPSLCPNRVVQGINIATTEPPYLNGCYAEYIILQPGADIFRVPVGVDPAVLVAASCSGATAAHGFDLVRPEPGDTVVVIGPGPLGLFAVAFARAYGATTVIVSGGSKTRLEMGQQFGATVTLDRHEVQDEERRQVILDLTHGRGADLVVEAAGNAAALLEAITLVRPGGAVLSMGFGQPGGTFAFDGYQHLARRNIRLQGVWVSDTRHVYRAMAMILAQPELFARMITHRFPLARVNEALEVMACKEAVKAVLMP from the coding sequence ATGAAAGCTCAAGCCTATGTTTTAGAAGCGTTTAATGAACCTCTGACGGCACGGGAAATAAACATTCCCAACCTGGAGCCGGGGCAGGTGCTGGTAAAAATAAAAGCCGCCGGTATCTGCGGCTCTGACCTGCACATCTGGCAGGGAGAGGACCCGCGCGTCAAGTTACCTATGATTTTGGGCCACGAAGGCGTTGGCGAGGTGGCCGCCATTAAAGGAAAAAAGCTAACGGTAGAAGGTGAAGAACTGAAGGAGGGCGACCTTATTTTCTGGAACCGGGGTGTTTCCTGCGGCCACTGCTACTACTGCGCCGTGTTGCGGGAACCGTCTTTATGCCCCAACCGGGTCGTCCAGGGGATTAATATTGCCACTACCGAACCGCCGTATTTAAACGGATGTTATGCCGAATATATCATTCTGCAACCCGGCGCGGACATATTCCGGGTGCCGGTGGGGGTTGACCCCGCGGTGCTGGTGGCGGCCTCCTGTTCAGGGGCTACAGCGGCCCACGGCTTCGACCTGGTGCGACCCGAACCTGGCGACACGGTGGTTGTTATCGGACCCGGGCCTTTAGGCCTGTTTGCCGTAGCCTTTGCCCGGGCCTATGGAGCAACTACAGTCATCGTGAGCGGTGGCTCTAAAACACGCCTGGAAATGGGACAGCAATTCGGGGCCACTGTTACCCTGGACCGCCATGAAGTTCAGGATGAGGAGCGGCGGCAGGTAATCCTGGACCTGACCCACGGCCGCGGCGCCGATCTGGTCGTCGAGGCTGCGGGCAATGCTGCAGCTTTGCTGGAAGCCATTACCCTGGTGCGACCTGGGGGGGCGGTCCTTAGCATGGGTTTTGGCCAGCCGGGAGGGACCTTCGCCTTTGACGGTTACCAGCACCTGGCCCGGCGCAATATCCGTTTACAGGGGGTGTGGGTCAGCGACACCCGCCATGTTTACCGGGCCATGGCCATGATCCTGGCGCAGCCTGAACTTTTTGCCCGGATGATTACCCACCGTTTCCCGCTGGCCCGGGTTAATGAAGCATTAGAGGTGATGGCCTGTAAAGAAGCCGTGAAAGCAGTACTTATGCCATAA
- a CDS encoding uroporphyrinogen decarboxylase family protein, with the protein MGGFFNRDKIPFVPVVYEHAAALIGVTPSKMARSAELIVKGQLRAYELYGHDLITVGIDIYNVEAEALGCPVQYFDDEAIPAIAGPIVSCPADLARLRVPDPEHDGRLPLLLDAASRVREVIGSEVAVGAAMVGPFTLAALLRGYENFILDLLTAPDFAGALLDFAAEVGLAVGTAMIKRGLSISINESWITPPLLSPELYQRFAFPREKGLIASLKAAGAASVGLISGGNTTPIVDWLVQTGSSILMADYGTDLVAYKAKARAAGIVLRGSIQARVVETGPKELIAAQAREVLAKGAPGGGFILGCGVVPYGAPPENVLYLKQVLAAYMAEHGGIA; encoded by the coding sequence GTGGGTGGATTTTTTAACAGGGATAAAATTCCTTTCGTCCCTGTGGTGTATGAACATGCCGCCGCCTTAATCGGGGTAACGCCTTCAAAAATGGCCAGGAGCGCGGAACTGATCGTGAAAGGACAGCTCAGGGCTTATGAGCTGTACGGCCATGACCTGATTACGGTCGGCATAGATATCTATAACGTCGAAGCCGAAGCCCTGGGCTGCCCGGTGCAGTATTTCGACGACGAAGCCATTCCGGCCATTGCCGGCCCCATCGTTTCCTGCCCAGCCGACCTGGCCCGCCTGAGGGTACCCGATCCGGAACATGACGGTCGCCTGCCTTTACTCCTGGACGCCGCCAGCCGGGTGAGGGAGGTTATCGGCAGTGAGGTGGCCGTAGGCGCCGCTATGGTGGGACCATTTACCCTGGCCGCCCTGCTCCGGGGTTATGAAAACTTTATATTAGATTTGTTGACCGCACCGGACTTTGCCGGCGCCCTGCTGGATTTTGCCGCCGAAGTAGGCCTGGCAGTAGGCACGGCCATGATTAAACGGGGGCTAAGTATATCGATTAACGAATCCTGGATCACGCCGCCTTTGCTTTCGCCGGAACTCTACCAGCGCTTTGCTTTTCCCCGGGAAAAAGGGTTAATTGCTTCCTTAAAGGCCGCCGGGGCCGCCAGCGTTGGTTTAATTAGCGGCGGCAACACTACCCCCATTGTCGACTGGCTGGTGCAGACAGGTTCCTCCATTCTCATGGCCGACTACGGCACCGACCTGGTGGCCTATAAAGCAAAGGCCCGGGCGGCAGGTATCGTCCTGCGGGGCAGCATCCAGGCACGGGTAGTGGAAACAGGTCCCAAAGAGCTGATTGCTGCTCAGGCCAGGGAAGTCCTGGCTAAAGGAGCACCTGGCGGCGGGTTTATCCTGGGATGCGGCGTTGTCCCCTACGGAGCCCCGCCGGAAAACGTGCTCTACCTGAAACAAGTACTGGCAGCATACATGGCAGAACACGGGGGAATAGCATGA
- a CDS encoding ABC transporter ATP-binding protein, translated as MLTIKNLSAGYGAIMALHEVNLEVKQGQIVSIIGANGAGKSTLLNTIAGLVRPRRGSILFMGEELPRQPHLVVRRGIVQVPEGRKVFAGLTVKENLLMGGYRLNGREAARNLEHIFTLFPVLKERQNQYAGTLSGGEQQMLAVGRGLMSNPKVMLFDEPSLGLAPLVVNTIFNIISRIREEGVTVLLVEQNARKALALCDHAYVLENGRITMNGPGRELLADPRIRNAYLGERVEPRVDSKRSR; from the coding sequence ATGTTGACGATTAAAAACTTGAGCGCCGGCTACGGGGCGATTATGGCCCTGCACGAGGTCAACCTTGAAGTTAAGCAGGGTCAGATTGTCAGTATAATCGGGGCCAACGGCGCCGGCAAAAGCACCCTTTTAAATACCATTGCCGGTCTGGTGCGACCGCGCCGGGGTTCGATCCTTTTTATGGGGGAAGAGTTGCCGCGGCAGCCCCACCTGGTGGTCAGGCGGGGGATAGTCCAGGTGCCGGAAGGCAGAAAAGTCTTCGCCGGCCTGACGGTGAAGGAAAACCTGCTGATGGGCGGTTACCGGCTTAACGGCCGGGAAGCGGCCAGGAATTTAGAACATATATTTACTTTGTTTCCGGTCCTCAAAGAACGCCAAAACCAGTACGCCGGCACTTTAAGCGGCGGCGAACAGCAGATGCTGGCCGTAGGGCGGGGCTTGATGTCCAACCCCAAAGTTATGCTTTTTGATGAACCTTCCCTGGGCCTGGCCCCACTGGTGGTCAACACCATTTTTAATATTATCAGCCGTATCCGGGAGGAAGGGGTTACCGTCCTGCTGGTGGAGCAAAATGCCCGCAAAGCCCTGGCCCTATGCGATCACGCCTATGTTTTAGAAAACGGCAGGATTACCATGAACGGGCCGGGCAGGGAATTGCTGGCCGATCCCCGTATTCGCAATGCTTATCTGGGCGAGCGGGTAGAGCCCCGGGTGGACAGCAAGAGGAGCAGATGA
- a CDS encoding ABC transporter ATP-binding protein: protein MNILEVKGLNKRFGGVQAVADFYLDLPEKGIVGIIGPNGAGKTTIFNVISGVYKADSGRVLLAGRDITNLEQHRIAEAGLGRTFQNIRLFRGLSVAENVMTAIDPLTKYNIFSALLSLPGKFRAEREAREKALHYLEVVDLIAYKDWRPENLPYGLQRRLEIARALATGPRVLLLDEPAAGLNPKEVIDLIELIARLNRDLGLAILLIEHRMEVVMQLCQYIYVQNFGRTLASGPPAAIQCNEEVIKAYLGDEE, encoded by the coding sequence GTGAATATTTTAGAAGTCAAAGGGCTTAACAAAAGGTTCGGCGGCGTCCAGGCGGTTGCGGATTTTTACCTCGACCTGCCGGAAAAGGGTATCGTAGGCATTATCGGGCCCAACGGGGCCGGCAAGACGACGATTTTTAATGTTATCTCCGGCGTTTATAAGGCCGATAGCGGCCGGGTGCTGCTGGCGGGCCGGGATATTACCAATCTGGAACAGCATAGAATAGCCGAAGCCGGGCTGGGCCGCACTTTTCAAAACATCCGCCTCTTCCGCGGCCTGAGCGTGGCGGAAAACGTCATGACAGCTATCGACCCCCTGACGAAGTATAATATTTTTTCCGCCCTCCTGTCGCTGCCGGGGAAATTTCGTGCCGAGCGGGAAGCCCGTGAAAAAGCCTTACACTACCTGGAAGTGGTGGATTTAATTGCTTACAAAGACTGGCGGCCGGAGAACCTACCTTACGGCCTCCAGCGTCGCCTGGAGATTGCCCGGGCCCTGGCGACCGGTCCCAGAGTATTGCTGTTGGATGAGCCAGCGGCAGGATTGAATCCCAAAGAAGTTATCGATCTGATTGAGCTCATCGCCAGGCTTAATAGGGATTTAGGTCTGGCCATCCTCCTGATTGAACACCGGATGGAGGTAGTAATGCAGCTCTGCCAGTACATTTATGTCCAGAATTTCGGTAGGACCCTGGCCAGCGGGCCACCGGCTGCCATTCAATGCAATGAAGAGGTCATCAAGGCCTACCTGGGGGACGAGGAATGA
- a CDS encoding branched-chain amino acid ABC transporter permease, whose product MELLASVLTFTAINVVAVTGVFILTGLTGLFSLGQGAFMGIGAYVAGLMAVKYNFSFPLAAGGAVVVGLIAAVIVGLPTIRLRRDYISLVTFGFGEAIAALLNQSVNITGGAMGLSGIPKQTTLLLAVTSAVICLFLVWGFKCSRYGRQCLALRSDELAARSMGINVNQVKMVAFLLSAAITTYAGVLYGFYTTYVEPVMFGWTKSAEWIIMVFFGGINSLTGAVVASALLTGLPEILRAAAEWRIVAYCVIVLLILNFKPTGLFGEYEISLLSLLRRRGNRIREGEGS is encoded by the coding sequence ATGGAACTTTTAGCTTCAGTGCTAACCTTTACAGCTATCAATGTAGTAGCCGTGACCGGCGTCTTCATTCTTACAGGGTTAACCGGCCTCTTTTCTTTGGGCCAGGGGGCTTTTATGGGTATTGGCGCCTATGTGGCCGGGTTGATGGCTGTGAAATATAATTTTTCCTTTCCTTTGGCGGCAGGCGGAGCCGTTGTTGTTGGCCTGATAGCAGCCGTGATAGTTGGCTTGCCAACCATCAGGTTACGCCGGGACTACATCTCCCTGGTAACCTTCGGCTTTGGCGAAGCCATAGCCGCCCTCCTCAACCAGTCAGTAAATATTACCGGCGGCGCCATGGGACTCTCCGGCATTCCCAAGCAGACGACGCTTCTCTTAGCAGTAACTTCAGCCGTGATCTGCCTGTTCCTGGTCTGGGGTTTTAAATGTTCGCGCTACGGCCGCCAGTGCCTGGCCTTACGAAGTGATGAACTGGCGGCCAGGTCCATGGGCATCAATGTCAACCAGGTAAAAATGGTGGCCTTCCTTTTATCGGCGGCTATTACAACCTATGCCGGCGTCCTTTATGGATTTTATACGACCTATGTCGAGCCGGTGATGTTCGGCTGGACCAAATCGGCCGAATGGATTATTATGGTGTTTTTCGGCGGCATCAACAGCCTGACCGGGGCCGTCGTCGCCAGCGCCCTGCTTACAGGTTTGCCGGAAATCTTACGGGCCGCAGCCGAGTGGCGCATCGTCGCCTACTGCGTGATTGTCTTATTAATCCTGAACTTTAAACCTACCGGTTTATTCGGTGAGTATGAAATCTCCCTCCTGTCCCTGCTACGGCGCCGGGGAAACAGGATAAGGGAGGGTGAGGGGTCGTGA
- a CDS encoding branched-chain amino acid ABC transporter permease, with protein sequence MTAQLIINGISLGAVYALIAVGFAIIFNILKFSNFAHGGFMTVTAYVGFLATRFWHTSLLWTLLIASLAGGMLGIIAELVAFRRIRNNKGPVIYYFVSSITLGMLLENLMTIFFSTNFYAYPNFFPVATVKVGRLLLGVPELIMFCISSLALIILAVLIYRTKLGTALRSVSYDVDTSGLMGINVLRIIQLAFFLAGFLGGISGVFLGISYTLYPQLGQLVVKGFIASVIGGLGSLPGAVIGAFLLGIIEILLIRLVGSGISPVFIFVIMLLFLLVRPRGIAGSHIQEKA encoded by the coding sequence ATGACGGCACAATTGATAATTAACGGCATTTCCCTGGGTGCGGTATATGCTTTGATCGCCGTGGGGTTTGCCATAATATTCAATATATTGAAGTTCAGCAATTTCGCCCACGGTGGTTTCATGACCGTAACAGCCTACGTAGGTTTCCTGGCCACAAGGTTCTGGCATACATCGCTGCTCTGGACCCTGCTTATCGCTTCCCTGGCAGGGGGGATGCTGGGGATTATAGCAGAATTAGTTGCCTTCCGCCGTATTCGCAATAATAAAGGTCCTGTGATCTACTATTTCGTATCTTCTATCACCCTGGGCATGCTGCTGGAGAACCTGATGACTATCTTTTTCAGCACCAACTTTTATGCTTATCCTAATTTCTTCCCTGTGGCCACAGTGAAAGTGGGTCGGCTACTGCTGGGTGTCCCGGAACTTATCATGTTCTGCATCTCATCCTTAGCCTTGATAATCCTGGCGGTGCTGATTTACAGGACCAAGCTGGGAACCGCCCTGCGTTCCGTTTCCTATGACGTCGATACTTCCGGTTTGATGGGTATCAATGTCCTCAGAATTATCCAGCTGGCTTTTTTCCTGGCGGGTTTCCTCGGCGGAATCAGCGGCGTCTTTTTAGGCATCAGTTATACCCTCTATCCCCAACTCGGCCAATTGGTGGTCAAGGGTTTTATCGCATCAGTGATTGGTGGCCTGGGCAGTCTGCCCGGGGCGGTTATCGGCGCCTTTCTTTTAGGAATAATTGAGATTTTACTTATCCGGCTGGTCGGTTCGGGTATATCACCCGTGTTCATCTTCGTCATTATGCTACTTTTTCTCCTGGTGCGGCCGCGGGGTATTGCTGGCAGCCATATCCAGGAAAAAGCTTGA
- a CDS encoding ABC transporter substrate-binding protein produces MKKLVLSFMVLVLVFLVTACGQGTSAKGKSQAGGGENQASSSEVIVIGNLQDLSSTTSVWGKMVTNGAQLAIDKINKEGGINGKKLKLVTYDTKNDVQEAINAYNRLATQDKAVAIIGPPVSNIGIALAPIAENAKVAILGSFIDERATTKNDGKPWAYNFLIQPSSVQQAEIVASYTLEKLNLKKVGVLYNQANAYSVSLAKPFIDYIKSHGGQIVSEQMYKTGDKDFKTQLAAIQAAGAETIYIPNYIQEDVLAVQQARQIGINVPITGGLDFAPPFASLAGEAANDIYFPNNIAAEDPQIKEVAAAYKTAYNDEPLNKVFIGYDSILVIADAIKRAGAPDPVKVRDAMEQTKDVKGTTGNISISPNTHRPYGLSMVMIKIEKGQYITKERYITKEQQQQ; encoded by the coding sequence ATGAAAAAGTTAGTCTTGTCTTTCATGGTTCTTGTCCTGGTTTTCTTGGTGACTGCCTGCGGCCAGGGCACTTCTGCCAAGGGCAAGAGCCAGGCAGGCGGCGGAGAAAACCAGGCAAGTTCCAGTGAGGTAATTGTCATCGGCAACCTGCAGGATTTAAGTTCTACCACCTCGGTCTGGGGCAAGATGGTTACCAATGGTGCCCAGCTGGCCATCGACAAGATCAATAAAGAGGGCGGCATCAATGGTAAAAAACTGAAGCTTGTTACCTATGATACCAAAAATGACGTCCAGGAGGCAATCAACGCCTACAACCGCCTGGCTACCCAGGATAAAGCCGTGGCCATAATCGGCCCGCCGGTCAGCAATATTGGAATTGCCCTGGCACCTATTGCCGAAAACGCTAAAGTGGCTATTCTCGGAAGTTTTATTGACGAGAGGGCGACAACGAAAAACGACGGTAAACCATGGGCCTATAATTTCTTGATCCAGCCTAGTAGCGTCCAACAGGCCGAGATAGTCGCCAGTTATACCTTGGAAAAACTGAATTTGAAAAAAGTAGGGGTTCTGTACAACCAGGCCAATGCATATTCTGTATCTCTTGCCAAACCTTTTATTGACTACATTAAGAGCCATGGCGGGCAGATAGTATCCGAACAAATGTACAAGACGGGTGATAAAGATTTCAAAACCCAGCTGGCGGCAATTCAAGCGGCCGGGGCCGAAACTATTTATATCCCCAACTATATCCAGGAAGACGTCCTGGCAGTACAGCAGGCACGGCAGATAGGCATCAACGTCCCCATAACCGGCGGCCTGGATTTTGCCCCGCCCTTTGCCAGCCTGGCCGGCGAGGCCGCCAATGACATTTATTTCCCCAACAATATCGCCGCGGAAGATCCGCAGATCAAGGAGGTGGCGGCCGCTTACAAGACAGCCTATAATGACGAACCTCTGAATAAGGTTTTCATCGGCTATGACAGCATCCTGGTCATTGCCGACGCCATTAAGCGGGCCGGTGCACCTGACCCGGTCAAGGTACGGGACGCCATGGAACAGACAAAGGACGTCAAGGGAACAACGGGCAATATCAGCATATCTCCCAATACCCATCGTCCCTATGGCCTTTCTATGGTGATGATTAAAATTGAAAAGGGCCAGTATATCACCAAAGAGCGTTATATTACCAAGGAACAGCAGCAGCAATAA
- a CDS encoding LacI family DNA-binding transcriptional regulator, whose protein sequence is MVNIKEVAERAGVSPSTVSRALSGRVAVSPETKEKVMRAVRELNYQPNALAKGLKEGRSRTIGLIIPNVRNLVFPAAIKGITDVAKKYGYTVILCNTDEDIETEKAYVDNLRKRLVDGLIFSTATAASTHILELKEQGFPVVLMIRHLEDKVDAVIVDNFRGGYEATKFLIERGYRRIAFVNGTLELDLYRQRFAGYQAALAEAGIAYNEDLVVHGTRDWEDGYRAILTILERGQRPDAVFAASDPKALGVIKALKAKGLRVPDDIAVMGYDNLDMSELMDPPLTTMAQPFYEVGQRAAERLIKLINSKRKNKPVVERLPAQLLVRSSVDYGLAGQVIATGK, encoded by the coding sequence ATGGTCAATATCAAAGAAGTTGCCGAGAGGGCCGGGGTTTCGCCCAGCACCGTTTCCCGGGCCTTAAGCGGCCGGGTGGCGGTCAGCCCGGAAACGAAAGAAAAAGTCATGCGCGCCGTACGTGAGCTTAACTACCAGCCTAATGCCCTGGCCAAGGGTTTGAAAGAAGGGCGCTCCAGGACCATCGGCCTGATCATTCCCAATGTACGGAATTTGGTTTTCCCGGCGGCCATCAAAGGGATAACCGATGTGGCCAAAAAGTATGGCTATACCGTTATCCTGTGCAATACCGACGAAGATATAGAAACAGAGAAGGCCTATGTCGACAACCTGCGCAAGAGGCTGGTCGACGGCCTGATCTTTTCCACAGCCACGGCCGCCAGCACCCACATTTTGGAACTCAAAGAGCAGGGTTTTCCGGTAGTACTCATGATCCGCCACCTGGAAGACAAGGTGGATGCCGTCATAGTCGACAACTTCCGGGGCGGCTATGAAGCCACTAAATTCCTCATCGAGCGCGGTTACCGGCGTATCGCTTTTGTCAACGGCACTTTAGAGCTGGACCTTTACCGCCAGCGTTTCGCCGGATACCAGGCGGCCCTTGCGGAGGCCGGTATAGCCTATAACGAGGACCTGGTTGTTCACGGTACTCGGGACTGGGAAGATGGTTACCGGGCCATTCTCACTATCCTGGAGCGGGGCCAGCGGCCGGATGCCGTATTTGCCGCCAGCGATCCCAAGGCCCTGGGGGTTATCAAAGCTCTAAAGGCAAAGGGTCTGCGGGTACCGGACGATATTGCCGTCATGGGTTATGACAACCTGGACATGTCAGAACTAATGGACCCTCCCCTAACCACGATGGCCCAGCCCTTTTACGAGGTTGGCCAGAGGGCGGCGGAGCGGTTGATCAAGTTGATTAACAGCAAGCGGAAAAATAAACCTGTGGTTGAAAGGCTACCAGCCCAATTACTGGTGCGATCTTCGGTAGATTATGGACTGGCCGGCCAGGTTATTGCTACTGGCAAATAA
- a CDS encoding fumarylacetoacetate hydrolase family protein, which yields MGTFLRFKVSEDQIYQGILEDDRVFPIEGDIYTRWTIGKQGLPLDAIKILAPCIPSKVICVGTNYRSVLAAKGQAVPPEPVIFLKPPSAIIGPGEEIIYPGGVEKLGYEVELAVVIKDKVKAIRAEEALNHVLGYTIANDITAKDFMTGGPWTKAKSYDTFLPLGPWIVSGLDPDNLHIMMRVNGKITQDANTNDMVFKVTDIIAYVSNIMTLMPGDVIITGTPPGAGLLQPGVIVEASIEGIGTLVNKVVLQNQEN from the coding sequence ATGGGCACTTTTTTAAGGTTCAAGGTGAGTGAAGACCAAATATACCAGGGGATATTAGAAGATGACAGGGTATTCCCTATAGAGGGCGATATTTATACCCGTTGGACAATTGGTAAACAGGGCTTACCTCTCGATGCTATAAAAATTTTAGCACCATGTATTCCGAGTAAAGTTATCTGTGTAGGAACCAATTATCGGTCCGTTCTGGCCGCAAAAGGGCAGGCCGTTCCGCCGGAACCGGTCATTTTCCTTAAGCCCCCATCTGCTATTATCGGCCCCGGAGAAGAAATTATTTACCCTGGTGGGGTGGAAAAGCTGGGGTATGAGGTTGAATTGGCAGTGGTAATAAAAGACAAGGTAAAAGCTATACGTGCCGAAGAAGCATTAAACCATGTACTGGGTTATACAATAGCCAATGATATTACCGCTAAAGATTTTATGACTGGAGGACCATGGACCAAAGCAAAAAGTTATGATACCTTTTTGCCCCTTGGACCATGGATTGTGTCAGGGTTAGATCCGGATAATTTACACATTATGATGCGCGTTAATGGAAAAATAACTCAAGATGCCAATACCAATGATATGGTTTTTAAAGTTACCGACATTATTGCCTACGTTTCAAATATCATGACTCTGATGCCCGGCGATGTAATTATTACAGGAACACCTCCCGGAGCCGGCCTTTTGCAGCCTGGTGTTATAGTAGAGGCCAGCATTGAAGGAATCGGTACTTTGGTTAACAAAGTAGTCTTACAAAACCAAGAAAATTAA
- a CDS encoding sodium-translocating pyrophosphatase, which produces MELFPIIPAGGILALLVALYMTGSVLKEDTGPREMQAIAAAIREGAMAFLNRQYRTIAGLALIVAVLLALLTRQYHTAVAFITGAFASALSGYIGMYVAVNANLRVAAGARNSLNKALTVAFRGGAVTGLAVTALSLLGVTSLFYAFGGATNPTRAPLDIVGFGFGASFVALFAQLGGGIYTKAADVGADLVGKVEAGIPEDDPRNPAVIADLVGDNVGDCAGRGADLFESTAAENIGAMILGIALVPVFGVKGIIFPLVARAAGIIASIIGMFFVRAEENQDPMAALNRGYIVTSILAIIFLYPISRYMLSGPGVNFIYFYGAGIIGIVLSFIFVLITQYYTSYDYRPVKEIARASITGPATNIISGVAVGFESTALPVVFISLAILGAYWLGLKSGLPGGGLYGTAVATMGMLSTAAYILAMDTYGPITDNAGGIVEMSGAPEEVRLRTDRLDASGNTTKALTKGYAIGSAALATFLLFSAYIDEVKIALNIKGNFPVDIGKPEVFVGAFIAAMMVLLFSSTAIRAVGNAAQYVILEVRRQFKEIPGIMEGTAKPEYGACVDIVTRGALKEMVLPGLIVVITPIIVGLVLKAEAAAAFLMVGTITGVIVALFLNNGGGAWDNAKKYIELGNYGGKGSEAHKAGVVGDTVGDPFKDTAGPSLHVLVKLISTITLVLARLFI; this is translated from the coding sequence ATGGAATTATTCCCCATTATACCGGCAGGCGGGATCCTGGCCCTGCTGGTAGCCCTCTACATGACCGGAAGTGTTTTAAAAGAAGACACCGGACCCAGGGAAATGCAGGCCATTGCCGCGGCCATCAGGGAAGGGGCCATGGCTTTCTTGAACCGCCAGTATCGCACCATTGCGGGCCTGGCCCTTATCGTAGCCGTGCTCCTGGCCCTCCTCACACGCCAGTACCACACAGCCGTCGCCTTTATTACCGGAGCCTTTGCCTCGGCCTTATCAGGTTATATCGGCATGTACGTGGCAGTCAACGCCAACCTGCGGGTGGCCGCCGGGGCGCGTAATAGCCTCAATAAAGCCCTGACTGTTGCCTTCCGCGGCGGTGCCGTTACGGGTCTGGCCGTTACCGCCCTTTCCCTCCTGGGGGTCACCTCCCTCTTCTACGCCTTTGGTGGGGCCACCAATCCCACCCGGGCTCCCCTCGATATTGTCGGCTTTGGCTTTGGTGCCAGCTTTGTCGCCCTTTTTGCCCAGCTGGGCGGTGGTATTTACACCAAGGCTGCCGACGTAGGGGCCGATTTAGTGGGTAAAGTAGAAGCCGGCATACCCGAAGACGATCCGCGCAATCCGGCCGTCATCGCTGACCTGGTGGGTGACAACGTCGGTGACTGCGCCGGCCGTGGTGCCGACCTGTTTGAATCTACGGCGGCAGAAAATATAGGAGCCATGATCCTGGGCATCGCCCTGGTGCCGGTCTTCGGGGTCAAAGGCATTATCTTTCCCCTGGTAGCCCGCGCGGCAGGGATTATTGCCTCTATAATCGGCATGTTTTTCGTCAGGGCCGAAGAAAACCAGGACCCCATGGCCGCTTTAAACCGGGGTTATATCGTTACCAGTATCCTGGCTATAATCTTTCTCTATCCTATCAGTCGCTATATGTTGAGTGGCCCGGGGGTTAACTTCATCTATTTTTACGGCGCCGGGATCATCGGAATTGTTTTGAGCTTCATCTTTGTCCTCATTACCCAGTACTATACTTCCTACGACTACCGTCCGGTCAAGGAGATCGCCCGTGCCTCTATAACCGGCCCGGCGACGAACATCATCTCCGGTGTAGCTGTGGGCTTTGAGAGTACGGCGCTGCCCGTCGTCTTTATTTCCCTGGCCATCCTGGGTGCTTACTGGCTGGGACTGAAAAGCGGCCTTCCCGGTGGCGGCCTCTATGGCACCGCCGTGGCAACCATGGGTATGCTCAGCACGGCGGCCTACATCCTGGCCATGGATACCTATGGTCCCATTACCGATAACGCCGGCGGCATTGTCGAAATGTCCGGCGCTCCGGAAGAAGTCCGGCTGCGCACCGACCGTCTGGATGCCTCCGGCAATACCACCAAGGCCCTGACCAAGGGTTATGCCATCGGCAGTGCCGCCCTGGCGACCTTCCTCCTCTTCTCGGCCTATATCGACGAAGTCAAAATAGCCCTGAATATCAAAGGCAATTTCCCCGTGGATATCGGCAAACCCGAAGTCTTTGTCGGCGCCTTCATCGCCGCCATGATGGTCCTGCTGTTCAGCTCAACCGCCATCCGTGCTGTTGGCAACGCCGCCCAGTACGTCATCCTGGAAGTCCGGCGCCAGTTTAAAGAGATTCCGGGTATTATGGAAGGTACGGCCAAGCCGGAGTATGGCGCCTGCGTGGACATAGTCACCAGGGGAGCCCTGAAGGAAATGGTCCTGCCGGGCCTGATAGTCGTCATTACTCCTATTATTGTCGGCCTGGTGCTGAAGGCCGAGGCTGCCGCTGCCTTTCTCATGGTAGGGACCATCACCGGCGTCATCGTGGCCCTCTTCCTGAACAACGGCGGCGGCGCCTGGGATAATGCCAAGAAGTACATCGAGCTGGGCAACTACGGCGGCAAGGGTTCGGAGGCCCATAAAGCTGGGGTTGTCGGCGACACCGTTGGTGATCCCTTTAAAGATACCGCTGGGCCGTCCCTGCACGTCCTGGTAAAACTTATCAGTACCATCACCCTGGTCCTGGCACGCTTGTTTATTTAA